A section of the Aricia agestis chromosome 4, ilAriAges1.1, whole genome shotgun sequence genome encodes:
- the LOC121725836 gene encoding protein CLP1 homolog: protein MTEVQLQEFKLEPDSELRFEVESKNEKVVLEVKSGYAELFGTELVKAKPYEFHTGAKVAVFTWHGCTVELRGRTEVSYVAKETPMVVYLNVHAALEQQRVAAEQENTRGPVTMVVGPGDVGKSTLTKILLNYAVRMGRRPIFVDLDVGQGHISVPGTIGALLVERPASIEEGFSQQAPLVYHFGHTSPNDNLELYNTIVSRLAEVITERCENNKKASSSGVIINTCGWIKGAGYKVLTHAAQAFEVDVILVLDNERLYNELKRDMPKFVKVVYLPKSGGVVERSSTQRAEARDSRIREYFYGKRTPYYPHSFDVKFSDLKIYKVGAPSLPDSCLPLGMRAADALTRLVAVPPSAALAHRLLAVSFAPAPDDHVLHCNLAGFVCVTSVDTERQTLTVLSPQPRPLPATVLLLSDLQYMDNH, encoded by the exons atgacTGAGGTTCAGTTGCAAGAATTTAAGTTAGAACCAGATTCCGAATTAAGGTTTGAGGTTGAGTCCAAAAACGAGAAAGTTGTTTTGgag GTTAAAAGTGGTTATGCAGAGTTGTTCGGGACGGAGCTCGTAAAAGCCAAGCCATATGAATTCCACACTGGAGCAAAAGTAGCAGTTTTTACGTGGCACGGATGCACCGTCGAGCTGCGCGGTCGGACCGAAGTTAGCTATGTAGCTAAGGAAACTCCAATG GTAGTATATTTGAATGTTCATGCAGCATTAGAACAACAAAGGGTTGCTGCTGAGCAGGAGAATACCAGAGGACCCGTAACTATGGTAGTTGGACCGGGTGATGTTGGCAAGTCTACCTTAACAAAAATCCTTCTCAACTATGCAGTCAGGATGGGCAGAAGACCTATATTTGTGGACCTGGATGTGGGACAAGGACACATAAGTGTTCCTGGAACAATTG GTGCATTATTAGTTGAGCGACCAGCATCAATAGAGGAAGGTTTTAGTCAGCAGGCACCTTTGGTGTACCACTTTGGGCATACTTCACCCAATGATAACTTAGAGCTCTACAACACTATTGTTTCAAGGCTAGCAGAAGTTATTACTGAGAGGTGTGAGAATAACAAAAAAG CTTCCTCATCAGGTGTGATAATAAATACATGTGGTTGGATCAAGGGTGCAGGGTACAAAGTGTTGACGCATGCTGCACAGGCATTTGAG GTAGATGTTATTTTAGTGCTGGATAATGAAAGACTATACAATGAACTCAAACGAGACATGCCTAAGTTTGTCAAAGTTGTGTATTTACCAAAGAGTGGAGGG GTTGTTGAGAGGTCGTCAACGCAGCGAGCCGAGGCGCGTGACTCGAGAATAAGGGAATACTTTTACGGCAAAAGAACACCCTACTATCCACATTCATTTGATGTTAAATTCAGTGACCTGAAAATCTATAAG GTGGGCGCCCCGTCCCTGCCGGACTCGTGTTTGCCGCTGGGCATGCGTGCGGCGGACGCGCTCACGCGGCTGGTGGCGGTGCCGCCGTCCGCCGCGCTCGCGCACCGCCTGCTCGCCGTGTCCTTCGCCCCCGCACCAGACGACCACGTCCTGCACTGTAATCTCGCCGGATTTGTTTGCGT CACGTCAGTGGACACGGAGCGACAGACGCTGACGGTGCTGTCGCCGCAGCCGCGACCGCTGCCGGCGACAGTGCTGCTGCTGTCCGACCTCCAGTATATGGACAACCACTAG